A genomic window from Microbaculum marinisediminis includes:
- a CDS encoding usg protein: MVDFQFEAQVKGYGLTTANILYRLPDHPTLLQEFLWQHYDMAPDFPELFKFLEFWDREIEGPVHSVTIAHKRLVGPSEWRGAKGLFGLH, encoded by the coding sequence ATGGTCGATTTCCAGTTCGAGGCCCAGGTCAAAGGCTACGGTCTGACGACGGCCAATATCCTCTATCGGCTTCCCGACCATCCGACGCTGCTGCAAGAATTTCTCTGGCAGCACTACGACATGGCCCCCGACTTCCCCGAACTGTTCAAATTCCTCGAATTCTGGGATCGCGAGATCGAAGGCCCCGTCCATTCGGTGACGATCGCCCACAAGCGGCTCGTCGGTCCCAGCGAATGGCGCGGCGCGAAGGGGCTGTTCGGGCTGCATTAG
- a CDS encoding transglutaminase family protein produces MRIQVRHDTVYAYATPPKYVIQKLRLSPRSHEGQHVRRWRIEVDKDCRLIETADAFGNVVHSFTLHDHFEALTISVEGEVETEETAGVVRGAVERLPLALYLRETDLTEPNEAIADYARKFRRDDSERLAGLHDMLADLHAHIRYDTGRTDSGTTASDAFELGHGVCQDFAHIFIAAARSLAIPARYVGGYLVQSNGTVSSDAGHAWAEAHVPDLGWVGFDPSNGVCVTEGYVRVAIGLDYLGAAPVRGAQAGGQTESLAVNVHTADMAVQQ; encoded by the coding sequence ATGCGCATCCAGGTGCGGCACGACACGGTTTACGCCTACGCCACGCCGCCGAAATACGTCATCCAGAAGCTGCGGCTGTCGCCGCGAAGCCACGAGGGCCAGCACGTGCGCCGCTGGCGCATCGAGGTCGACAAGGACTGCCGCCTGATCGAGACGGCGGACGCCTTCGGCAACGTCGTCCATTCCTTCACCCTGCACGACCACTTCGAGGCGCTGACGATCAGCGTCGAGGGCGAGGTGGAGACCGAGGAGACCGCCGGCGTCGTCCGTGGCGCCGTCGAGCGGCTGCCGCTGGCGCTCTATCTGCGCGAGACCGACCTGACCGAGCCGAACGAGGCGATCGCGGACTACGCGCGCAAGTTCCGGCGCGACGACAGCGAGCGGCTGGCGGGGCTGCACGACATGCTGGCCGACCTGCACGCGCACATCCGCTATGACACCGGCCGCACCGACAGCGGCACCACGGCCTCCGACGCCTTCGAGCTCGGACATGGCGTCTGCCAGGATTTCGCGCATATCTTCATCGCCGCCGCGCGCAGCCTCGCCATTCCCGCCCGCTATGTCGGCGGCTATCTGGTCCAGTCCAACGGCACCGTCTCCAGCGACGCCGGGCATGCCTGGGCCGAGGCCCACGTGCCCGATCTCGGCTGGGTCGGCTTCGATCCCTCCAACGGCGTCTGCGTCACCGAGGGCTATGTCCGGGTAGCCATCGGCCTCGATTACCTCGGGGCCGCCCCGGTGCGCGGCGCCCAGGCCGGCGGGCAGACGGAATCGCTGGCCGTCAACGTCCACACCGCGGACATGGCGGTCCAGCAGTGA
- a CDS encoding DMT family transporter, with protein MSARGEGADASGRSAEASSDAIPMSTFLLLGVLALVWGSVFPAIKVVLAEMPVLTFRALCLIAGGLGVAALATMRGRSLAVTWPQLRWLAVLSLFNSLGWNIFTAYGLLYLPAGRAIIIGYTMPLWSVIAAALILGERITATKVIGLVLGFAGLAVLVGPDLVTFGDAPIGVGLVLCAAISWGIGVVLLKWRDMGMATTVLAAWQLGLASLPLIVAAAFVDDFDWRMSGEGWFALALVVFGGMVTAHLLWFTIVKRLPASIASISTLVIPVIGVIVGSLWLGETVGAAEIGALALVVAGLFVVLVLPSLRGKRLRRPKPGPNQSLP; from the coding sequence ATGAGTGCGCGCGGCGAAGGAGCGGATGCGTCCGGCCGGTCGGCGGAGGCGAGTTCCGACGCCATCCCGATGTCGACCTTCCTCCTGCTCGGCGTGCTGGCGCTGGTCTGGGGCTCCGTCTTTCCGGCGATCAAAGTCGTTCTGGCCGAAATGCCGGTGCTGACGTTCCGGGCGCTGTGCCTGATCGCCGGTGGCCTCGGCGTCGCGGCGTTGGCCACGATGCGCGGCCGGTCGCTCGCCGTCACCTGGCCGCAGCTTCGGTGGCTTGCTGTCCTGAGCCTCTTCAACAGCCTCGGCTGGAATATCTTCACCGCCTACGGGCTCCTGTACCTGCCGGCGGGCAGGGCGATCATCATCGGCTACACGATGCCGCTCTGGTCGGTTATCGCCGCGGCCCTGATCCTCGGCGAACGCATCACGGCGACGAAGGTCATCGGCCTGGTCCTCGGCTTCGCGGGGCTCGCAGTGCTGGTCGGTCCGGATCTCGTCACCTTCGGCGACGCGCCGATCGGCGTCGGCCTGGTCCTGTGCGCGGCGATTTCCTGGGGCATCGGCGTGGTGCTGTTGAAGTGGCGGGACATGGGGATGGCGACGACGGTGCTCGCCGCCTGGCAGCTGGGGCTTGCTTCGCTGCCGCTGATCGTCGCGGCCGCCTTCGTCGACGACTTCGACTGGCGGATGAGCGGCGAGGGATGGTTCGCGCTTGCGCTCGTGGTGTTCGGCGGGATGGTGACGGCTCACCTGTTGTGGTTCACCATCGTCAAGCGCTTGCCGGCTTCGATTGCCTCGATCTCGACCCTGGTCATCCCGGTCATCGGTGTCATCGTCGGTTCGCTCTGGCTCGGCGAGACGGTGGGAGCGGCCGAAATCGGCGCGCTGGCGCTGGTCGTCGCCGGTCTGTTCGTCGTGCTGGTGCTGCCGTCGCTCCGGGGAAAACGCCTGCGGCGCCCAAAACCCGGTCCGAATCAGTCGTTGCCGTAA
- a CDS encoding XdhC family protein, with protein sequence MSELSINPLDDPLAIAEAWRKAGRNVALATVVETWGSAPRPVGSHLVIDADGNFEGSVSGGCVEGAVIAEAVDVIGSGEPRTLEFGVADETAWRVGLSCGGRIKVFVEKVD encoded by the coding sequence ATGAGCGAACTTTCCATCAATCCGCTCGACGATCCGCTCGCCATCGCCGAGGCTTGGCGCAAGGCCGGCCGCAACGTCGCTCTTGCCACCGTGGTCGAAACCTGGGGCTCTGCGCCGCGTCCCGTCGGCAGCCATCTCGTGATCGACGCCGACGGGAATTTCGAAGGCTCGGTGTCGGGCGGCTGCGTCGAAGGCGCGGTGATCGCCGAAGCCGTCGACGTGATCGGGAGCGGTGAGCCCAGAACCCTCGAATTCGGTGTCGCCGACGAGACCGCCTGGCGGGTCGGCCTGTCCTGCGGCGGGCGGATCAAGGTCTTCGTCGAGAAGGTCGACTGA
- a CDS encoding proteasome-type protease gives MTYCVGILVDEGLVMIADTRTNAGVDNIATYKKLHVFEKPGDRVIALASAGNLAATQAVVSLITEGIEDAETGGLETIWTQPSMFKAAQFVGRAIREVYNVDGRSLEQQQASFDVTFLVGGQIAGGRLRLFMVYAAGNFIEATADTPYLQIGEHKYGKPILDRAIGHETDLYDALKLGLVSMDSTMRSNLSVGMPLDLMVYRRDALASELIHRVDVGDPYFHDLQDRWSSALQAAHKAIPRPPYGND, from the coding sequence ATGACCTACTGCGTCGGCATCCTCGTTGACGAGGGCCTGGTGATGATCGCCGACACCCGCACCAACGCGGGCGTCGACAACATCGCCACTTACAAGAAACTGCATGTTTTCGAGAAACCGGGCGACCGCGTCATCGCCCTCGCCTCCGCTGGCAACCTGGCGGCGACCCAGGCTGTCGTAAGCCTGATCACCGAAGGGATCGAGGACGCCGAAACCGGCGGCCTGGAGACGATTTGGACGCAGCCGAGCATGTTCAAGGCGGCCCAGTTCGTCGGGCGCGCCATCCGCGAGGTCTACAACGTCGACGGCAGATCGCTGGAACAGCAGCAGGCGAGCTTCGACGTCACCTTCCTCGTCGGCGGCCAGATCGCCGGCGGACGGCTGCGCCTGTTCATGGTCTACGCCGCCGGCAATTTCATCGAGGCGACCGCCGATACGCCCTATCTGCAGATCGGCGAACACAAGTACGGCAAGCCGATCCTCGACCGGGCGATCGGCCACGAAACCGATCTCTACGACGCTCTGAAGCTGGGCCTCGTCTCGATGGACTCGACCATGCGCTCCAACCTGAGCGTCGGCATGCCGCTCGATCTCATGGTCTATCGCCGCGATGCGCTTGCCTCCGAGCTGATCCACCGCGTCGATGTCGGCGATCCCTATTTCCACGACCTGCAGGATCGATGGTCGAGCGCGCTGCAGGCCGCCCACAAGGCCATTCCGAGACCGCCTTACGGCAACGACTGA
- a CDS encoding XdhC family protein, giving the protein MKLDLLAQLNADRAARRAVILITDTETGEQRLIREDDIAGSDRADLYRGLIRSGRSRPLKQEEGGGFANVLVPPAKLVLIGAVHISQVLAPMAGMLGYDVTIVDPRTAFATMERFPQVDLVAEWPDAALPDVGVDRWTAFCALTHDPKIDDPGLLHALEKGCFYIGALGSKKTHARRVERLTGAGIADADIARIHAPIGLAIGAQSPAEIAVSIMAQITAALRLGEG; this is encoded by the coding sequence ATGAAACTGGACCTTCTCGCCCAGCTGAACGCCGACCGCGCCGCGCGCAGGGCGGTGATCTTGATCACCGACACGGAGACGGGCGAACAGCGGCTCATCCGCGAGGACGATATCGCCGGATCCGACCGCGCCGATCTCTATCGCGGCCTGATCCGCTCCGGCCGCTCGCGGCCGCTGAAGCAGGAGGAAGGCGGCGGATTCGCGAACGTGCTGGTGCCGCCGGCCAAGCTCGTGCTGATCGGCGCCGTCCATATCAGCCAGGTGCTGGCGCCGATGGCCGGCATGCTGGGCTACGACGTCACCATCGTCGATCCGCGCACGGCGTTCGCCACCATGGAGCGATTTCCGCAGGTCGATCTGGTGGCGGAATGGCCGGACGCGGCGTTGCCGGACGTGGGCGTCGACCGCTGGACGGCCTTCTGCGCGCTGACCCATGATCCGAAGATCGACGATCCCGGCCTCCTGCACGCGCTGGAGAAGGGCTGTTTCTATATCGGTGCGCTCGGCAGCAAGAAGACCCACGCCCGCCGGGTCGAGCGGCTGACCGGGGCGGGGATCGCGGACGCCGACATCGCGCGCATTCACGCGCCGATCGGGCTGGCCATCGGTGCCCAGAGCCCGGCGGAGATCGCCGTGTCGATCATGGCGCAGATCACCGCCGCGCTCCGGCTCGGGGAGGGGTAG
- a CDS encoding molybdopterin-binding/glycosyltransferase family 2 protein, whose product MLFGPLGLSDAEGAILAHSQRTGSGTIKKGTVLSADHIAALRAAGLTEVVAARLEAGDVHEDEAAARLAEAVAGVNVRVDRAFTGRANLFSQKPGILTVDRAAIDAFNRIDEAITVATLDAFAPVVDGTMIATVKIIPFAVPGPSVEKALRTVPPRGLFSVAPYKPTTVGVVSTVLSGTSEKMLKKTARVLADRVAPAGAVLLEELRVPHEPAAVAAALADLKGRGANLLLVFGASAIVDRGDVVPAGIEAAGGTIHDFGMPVDPGNLLLIADMAGTAVVGAPGCARSPRENGFDWVLQRLLAGIPVSREDVTGMGVGGLLMEIESRPQPRAGQEVETQTPKVAAILLAAGQSRRMGGANKLIEQIRGKPMVRIAAEAVLASAARPVFVVTGHQPDQVEAALAGLDVTFVNNPNYAEGLSTSLKTGIEALPADVDGAVVCLGDMPAVEASVIDRLVDVFAPADGRAVVVPTVKGKRGNPVLWGRRFFPALTAIRGDVGARHLIGENAELVTEIEIAGDAVLTDVDTPEALARIRNGQTA is encoded by the coding sequence ATGCTGTTCGGCCCATTGGGGCTGTCGGACGCCGAAGGCGCGATCCTCGCGCACTCCCAGCGGACCGGCTCGGGAACGATCAAGAAGGGCACCGTTCTTTCGGCCGATCACATCGCCGCCCTTCGGGCCGCCGGTCTGACGGAGGTCGTCGCCGCCCGCCTGGAGGCTGGCGACGTGCACGAGGACGAGGCGGCGGCGCGGCTGGCCGAGGCGGTTGCCGGGGTCAATGTCCGCGTCGACCGGGCCTTCACAGGGCGCGCCAATCTGTTTTCGCAGAAACCCGGCATATTGACCGTCGACCGCGCCGCGATCGACGCGTTCAACCGTATCGACGAGGCGATCACAGTCGCGACGCTCGACGCATTCGCCCCGGTCGTGGACGGAACGATGATCGCGACGGTGAAGATCATTCCGTTCGCGGTTCCAGGCCCGTCGGTTGAAAAGGCGCTTCGGACCGTTCCGCCGCGCGGCCTTTTCTCGGTCGCGCCCTACAAGCCGACGACGGTTGGCGTCGTTTCGACGGTTCTGTCCGGCACCTCGGAGAAGATGCTGAAGAAGACCGCGCGCGTGCTGGCCGACCGCGTCGCGCCGGCGGGAGCGGTGCTTCTCGAGGAGCTCCGTGTGCCGCACGAGCCCGCGGCCGTCGCCGCGGCGCTGGCCGACCTGAAGGGCAGGGGCGCCAATCTGCTGCTCGTGTTCGGTGCGTCGGCGATCGTCGATCGTGGCGACGTCGTCCCAGCCGGCATCGAGGCCGCCGGCGGCACGATTCACGATTTCGGCATGCCGGTCGATCCGGGCAATCTGCTTTTGATCGCGGACATGGCCGGAACGGCGGTGGTCGGGGCGCCGGGCTGTGCCCGCAGTCCGCGCGAGAACGGTTTCGACTGGGTGCTGCAGCGCCTGCTCGCCGGGATTCCGGTAAGCCGAGAGGATGTCACGGGCATGGGCGTCGGGGGGCTGCTGATGGAGATCGAGAGCCGGCCGCAGCCGCGCGCGGGGCAGGAGGTCGAGACGCAGACACCGAAGGTTGCCGCGATCCTGCTGGCCGCCGGCCAGTCGCGGCGGATGGGCGGGGCGAACAAGCTGATCGAGCAGATCCGCGGCAAGCCGATGGTGAGGATCGCGGCGGAAGCCGTACTGGCCTCCGCGGCGCGGCCGGTGTTCGTCGTAACCGGCCATCAGCCGGATCAGGTCGAGGCGGCGCTTGCCGGGCTCGACGTCACCTTCGTCAACAATCCGAACTACGCCGAGGGGCTTTCGACCTCGCTGAAGACGGGCATCGAGGCGCTGCCCGCCGATGTCGACGGGGCGGTGGTCTGTCTCGGCGACATGCCCGCGGTCGAAGCGAGCGTGATCGATCGGCTGGTCGATGTCTTCGCACCGGCGGACGGCAGGGCCGTCGTCGTTCCCACGGTGAAGGGCAAGCGGGGCAACCCGGTCTTGTGGGGACGGCGGTTCTTCCCGGCGCTGACCGCGATTCGCGGCGATGTCGGCGCGCGCCACCTGATCGGCGAGAATGCCGAGCTCGTCACCGAAATCGAGATCGCGGGCGACGCCGTGCTGACCGACGTGGACACGCCGGAGGCGCTGGCGCGCATCCGGAACGGGCAGACTGCCTAG
- a CDS encoding circularly permuted type 2 ATP-grasp protein, giving the protein MGSKSFDEMNGLDGEGCRAPYQRLAEWLAEAPEELIEQRRAEAELLFRRIGITFAVYGEARAEERIIPFDVVPRIITSDEWNRLAYGLEQRVKAINAFLADIYSRQEILKAGILPPELIFANPAFRPEMMGHKVRGNVYVPIAGIDIVRVDPDTFYVLEDNARTPSGVSYMLEDREVMLMLFPELYARYNVRPVENYPDELLATLQSIAPESAPKEPTIALLTPGPYNSAYYEHSFLADKLGVDLVEGRDLVVQNNFVYMRTTEGLQRVDVIYRRVDDDFLDPLTFRPDSALGVAGLMSVYEAGNVSLANAVGTGIADDKAIYSYMPEILKFYLGEEPVLKNVPTWRCREPDALAYVLDHLPELVVKEVHGSGGYGMLVGPASDKKTIEAFAAKLKAEPENFIAQPTLALSTCPTWVEEGLAPRHVDLRPFVLSGTDQVRIVPGGLTRVALREGSLVVNSSQGGGTKDTWVVNV; this is encoded by the coding sequence ATGGGTTCGAAATCGTTTGACGAAATGAACGGCCTGGATGGCGAGGGCTGCCGCGCGCCATACCAGCGGCTTGCGGAGTGGCTCGCCGAAGCGCCCGAGGAGCTGATCGAGCAGCGCCGCGCGGAGGCCGAACTTCTGTTCCGCCGCATCGGCATCACCTTCGCCGTGTACGGCGAGGCCCGCGCCGAAGAGCGCATCATTCCCTTCGACGTGGTTCCGCGGATCATCACAAGCGACGAATGGAACCGGCTCGCATACGGGCTCGAACAGCGCGTGAAGGCGATCAATGCCTTCCTGGCCGACATCTATTCCCGCCAGGAGATCCTCAAGGCCGGCATATTGCCGCCGGAGCTGATCTTCGCCAATCCGGCGTTCCGGCCGGAGATGATGGGCCACAAGGTCCGCGGCAACGTCTATGTGCCGATCGCCGGCATCGATATCGTCCGCGTCGACCCCGATACCTTCTACGTCCTCGAAGACAATGCCCGCACGCCGTCGGGCGTGTCCTACATGCTCGAGGACCGGGAAGTCATGCTGATGCTGTTTCCGGAGCTGTACGCCCGCTACAACGTGCGGCCCGTCGAGAACTATCCCGACGAACTCCTGGCGACGCTCCAATCGATCGCCCCGGAAAGCGCCCCCAAGGAGCCGACCATCGCGCTGCTTACGCCGGGGCCCTACAACAGCGCCTACTACGAACACTCTTTCCTCGCCGACAAGCTCGGCGTCGATCTGGTCGAGGGCCGCGACCTGGTGGTGCAGAACAATTTCGTCTACATGCGCACCACCGAAGGCCTGCAGCGCGTCGACGTCATCTACCGGCGGGTCGACGACGATTTCCTCGATCCCCTCACCTTCCGCCCCGATTCCGCGCTCGGCGTGGCCGGCCTGATGTCGGTCTACGAGGCCGGCAACGTCTCGCTCGCCAACGCGGTCGGCACCGGCATCGCCGACGACAAGGCGATCTACAGCTACATGCCGGAGATCCTGAAGTTCTATCTGGGCGAGGAGCCTGTGCTGAAGAACGTGCCGACCTGGCGCTGCCGCGAGCCGGACGCGCTGGCCTACGTGCTCGATCACCTGCCCGAGCTCGTGGTCAAGGAAGTCCACGGCTCCGGCGGCTACGGCATGCTGGTCGGTCCGGCGTCGGACAAGAAGACCATCGAGGCGTTCGCCGCCAAGCTGAAGGCGGAGCCGGAGAATTTCATCGCCCAGCCGACGCTGGCGCTGTCGACGTGCCCGACCTGGGTGGAGGAAGGCCTGGCGCCGCGCCACGTCGACCTGCGCCCCTTCGTCCTGTCGGGCACCGACCAGGTGCGGATCGTTCCCGGCGGCCTGACGCGCGTCGCGCTGCGCGAGGGCTCGCTGGTGGTCAATTCGAGCCAGGGCGGCGGCACCAAGGACACCTGGGTGGTCAATGTCTGA
- a CDS encoding LysE family translocator, with protein sequence MPSTELLIAFALATAIFAYMPGPAMLYTAAQTLARGKRGGLMAALGIHVGCYVHVLAAVFGLAALMKLVPELYVGLKLAGALYLAWLGVAMIRGAKGENPAVTITARSPRRAFVDSMLVEILNPKTAVFFVAFLPQFVDPAAGLPVWAQLLVLGTIVNFAFSSADMVVIALSSVAMARLKASRRAQSVGRAIGGTILIGLGARLAMERS encoded by the coding sequence ATGCCTTCGACCGAGTTGCTGATCGCCTTTGCGCTGGCGACAGCCATCTTCGCCTACATGCCCGGTCCGGCGATGCTCTATACCGCCGCGCAGACGCTGGCCCGGGGTAAGCGGGGCGGCCTCATGGCCGCGCTCGGCATTCACGTCGGTTGCTATGTCCACGTTCTGGCAGCGGTTTTCGGACTGGCGGCGTTGATGAAGCTCGTGCCCGAGCTCTATGTCGGGCTGAAGCTTGCCGGCGCGCTGTACCTCGCCTGGCTCGGCGTCGCGATGATCCGTGGCGCAAAGGGCGAGAACCCCGCGGTCACGATCACCGCGCGCTCACCGCGCAGGGCCTTCGTCGACAGCATGTTGGTCGAGATCCTCAATCCGAAGACCGCGGTGTTCTTCGTGGCCTTCCTGCCGCAGTTCGTCGATCCGGCCGCGGGCCTGCCCGTCTGGGCGCAGCTTCTGGTCCTCGGAACGATCGTCAACTTCGCCTTTTCCTCCGCCGATATGGTCGTCATCGCGCTTTCGTCGGTGGCAATGGCCCGCCTGAAAGCAAGCCGGCGCGCGCAGAGCGTCGGCCGGGCGATCGGCGGAACGATCCTGATCGGGCTCGGGGCCCGGCTCGCGATGGAACGGAGTTGA
- the map gene encoding type I methionyl aminopeptidase produces MNYVDADIAPARNTGDIKLYGAEAFEGMRKAGQLTAKALDLMAEHTQPGVTTGALDDLIYAFARDHGAYPATLFYRGYTRSVCTSINHVVCHGIPNDKPMREGDIVNIDVTLILDGWYGDSSRMYPIGEISRRAERLIEVTWESLMRGIAAVKPGNTTGDIGAAIQTYAEAERTSVVRDFCGHGLGRVFHDVPNILHYGRPGEGVELKPGMLFTIEPMINLGRPHVKVLGDGWTAVTRDRSLSAQFEHTVGVTEDGVEIFTLSPAGYHKPPYLTA; encoded by the coding sequence ATGAATTACGTAGACGCGGATATCGCCCCGGCGCGCAACACCGGTGACATCAAACTGTACGGCGCCGAGGCGTTCGAAGGCATGCGCAAGGCCGGCCAGCTGACGGCGAAGGCGCTCGATCTGATGGCCGAGCATACGCAGCCGGGCGTCACGACCGGCGCGCTCGACGACCTGATCTACGCGTTCGCTCGCGACCACGGCGCCTATCCGGCCACCCTCTTCTATCGCGGCTACACGCGCTCCGTGTGCACCTCGATCAACCACGTCGTCTGCCACGGAATCCCGAACGACAAGCCGATGCGCGAGGGCGACATCGTCAATATCGACGTGACGCTGATCCTCGACGGCTGGTACGGCGACTCCAGCCGCATGTACCCGATCGGCGAGATCTCGCGGCGGGCCGAACGGCTGATCGAGGTCACCTGGGAATCGCTGATGCGCGGCATCGCCGCGGTGAAGCCGGGCAACACCACCGGCGATATCGGCGCGGCCATCCAGACCTACGCGGAAGCCGAGCGCACCAGCGTCGTGCGCGACTTCTGCGGCCATGGCCTGGGGCGCGTTTTCCACGATGTCCCGAACATCCTGCACTACGGCCGCCCCGGCGAAGGCGTCGAGCTCAAGCCGGGCATGCTCTTCACCATCGAGCCCATGATCAATCTCGGCCGGCCCCACGTGAAGGTGCTGGGCGATGGCTGGACGGCGGTGACGCGCGACCGCTCGCTGTCGGCGCAGTTCGAGCACACCGTCGGTGTGACAGAGGACGGGGTCGAGATCTTCACCTTGTCCCCGGCCGGATATCACAAGCCGCCCTATCTGACGGCCTGA
- a CDS encoding alpha-E domain-containing protein has protein sequence MLSRTADNLFWMSRYVERAESIARILHAASRMAAVPIAEDTDSNEWQSALAAAACDQAFAATGQEATAENVFEYLAFSEDNPSSVRNCLRMARTNARAVRTALTTDTWEAINSAWLELHRYRTDDVSPSGLNRFIAWVKETSLRVDGAAYRTMLRHDAYWFSRLGVYLERADNTARILDVKYHVLLPPSVHVGGGLDFFQWSTILRSVSALTAYHWVYRDKLQPWLIADLLILREEMPRSLASCYANLTMFLDELARDYGRQGESQRHARRICAQLRNARTDDIFQGGLHEFLTEFITENNRLGALIADQYLI, from the coding sequence GTGCTGAGCCGTACCGCCGATAACCTGTTCTGGATGTCGCGCTACGTCGAACGCGCCGAGAGTATCGCGCGCATTCTGCACGCCGCCTCCCGCATGGCCGCGGTGCCGATCGCCGAGGATACGGACTCCAACGAATGGCAGTCCGCGCTGGCTGCCGCCGCCTGCGACCAGGCCTTCGCCGCGACCGGGCAGGAGGCGACGGCGGAGAACGTGTTCGAGTATCTGGCGTTTTCCGAAGACAACCCGTCCTCCGTGCGCAACTGCCTGCGCATGGCGCGCACCAACGCCCGCGCCGTGCGCACCGCGCTGACCACGGATACCTGGGAAGCCATCAACTCGGCCTGGCTGGAACTGCACCGCTACCGCACCGACGACGTGTCGCCGTCGGGGCTGAACCGCTTCATCGCCTGGGTCAAGGAGACCTCGCTGCGGGTCGACGGCGCGGCCTATCGCACCATGCTGCGCCACGATGCCTACTGGTTCTCGCGGCTCGGCGTCTATCTGGAACGCGCCGACAACACCGCGCGCATCCTCGACGTGAAGTATCACGTGCTGTTGCCGCCTTCGGTGCATGTCGGCGGCGGCCTCGACTTCTTCCAGTGGTCGACGATCCTGCGCTCGGTCTCGGCGCTGACCGCCTATCACTGGGTCTATCGGGACAAGTTGCAGCCCTGGCTGATCGCCGATCTTTTGATCCTGCGCGAGGAAATGCCGCGCTCGCTGGCAAGCTGCTATGCCAACCTGACCATGTTCCTGGACGAACTGGCGCGCGACTACGGCCGCCAGGGCGAGAGCCAGCGCCATGCCCGCCGGATCTGCGCCCAGCTCAGGAACGCCCGCACCGACGACATCTTCCAGGGCGGCCTGCACGAGTTCCTGACCGAATTCATCACGGAAAACAACAGGCTCGGCGCGCTGATCGCCGATCAATACCTCATCTGA
- the radC gene encoding RadC family protein: MTGFEEELRKPDPDHAGHRQRLRERFVNGGAGALPDYELLELVLFSALPRINTKPLAKRLLAKFGSFAEVIAAPPERLREVDGVGERVVTDLKIIQAAAERLARGTVRKRPVLSSWSAVLDYCRTAMAFAEKEQFRILFLDKRNQLISDELQQTGTVDHTPVYPREVIKRALELSATAIILVHNHPSGDPTPSRADVEMTRTIIDIAQPLGVSVHDHVIVGRDGHASLRGLKLI, from the coding sequence ATGACGGGCTTCGAGGAAGAACTTCGCAAGCCCGATCCCGATCACGCCGGCCACCGCCAACGCCTGCGCGAGCGTTTCGTCAACGGCGGCGCCGGCGCCCTGCCCGACTACGAGCTGCTCGAGCTCGTCCTGTTCTCGGCCCTGCCGCGCATCAACACGAAGCCGCTGGCCAAGCGCCTGCTCGCCAAGTTCGGATCCTTCGCCGAGGTGATCGCCGCGCCGCCGGAGCGCCTGCGCGAGGTCGACGGCGTGGGCGAGCGGGTCGTCACCGACCTGAAGATCATCCAGGCCGCGGCCGAGCGCCTCGCGCGCGGCACGGTGCGCAAGCGTCCCGTGCTGTCCTCGTGGTCGGCGGTCCTGGACTACTGCCGCACGGCGATGGCCTTCGCCGAAAAGGAGCAGTTCCGCATCCTGTTCCTCGACAAGCGCAATCAGCTCATCTCCGACGAGCTGCAGCAGACCGGCACGGTCGATCACACGCCGGTCTACCCGCGCGAGGTGATAAAGCGGGCGCTGGAATTGTCGGCAACGGCGATCATCCTCGTCCACAACCATCCCAGCGGCGATCCGACGCCCTCCCGCGCCGACGTCGAGATGACCAGGACCATCATCGACATCGCCCAGCCGCTCGGCGTCAGCGTGCACGATCACGTCATCGTCGGCCGCGACGGCCACGCCAGCCTGCGCGGCCTCAAGCTGATCTGA